In Vitis vinifera cultivar Pinot Noir 40024 chromosome 11, ASM3070453v1, a genomic segment contains:
- the LOC100251807 gene encoding early nodulin-like protein 15 yields MASSGVFLPCFALISLLFACSDAADYVVGGTEDAWKIPSSPGFPLTDWAKKQRFQIGDSLIFKYDGKVHSVLELTEGDYQNCTTSKPIKKFTDGNTKYELDRSGRFHFTGGTEEHCFNGQKLFVDVEPAAHYSENELSTVFAPAPGPSKADGLRVGFMGCVAVMMAALFGIVLV; encoded by the exons ATGGCTTCTTCAGGAGTTTTTCTTCCATGTTTTGCTCTCATTTCTCTGCTTTTTGCTTGCTCAGATGCTGCAGATTACGTGGTTGGAGGGACTGAAGATGCGTGGAAAATTCCATCTTCTCCGGGCTTTCCTCTCACCGATTGGGCCAAGAAACAACGCTTCCAAATCGGAGATTCTCTCA TCTTCAAATATGACGGCAAAGTCCATTCAGTGCTGGAATTAACTGAGGGGGATTACCAAAACTGCACCACTTCAAAGCCGATCAAGAAATTCACAGATGGCAATACAAAGTATGAGTTGGACCGATCAGGGCGATTTCACTTCACCGGCGGAACCGAAGAACACTGTTTCAATGGCCAGAAACTGTTCGTAGACGTGGAGCCTGCAGCACATTATTCGGAAAATGAGCTGTCGACAGTTTTCGCTCCGGCTCCTGGACCGTCCAAGGCTGATGGTTTGAGAGTTGGGTTCATGGGCTGTGTAGCGGTAATGATGGCTGCTTTATTTGGAATTGTCTTGGTCTGA